The genomic DNA CTCGCACATAAGTCAAACTGAAAATCTACGGATTTAAAAAGCCCTTTTCCTAGATTTTTGCATAGGTATCttcctattttgttttttttgtagggcaaaatataatcaaaatatgtTAATGAcgctcataattttatatggttagAACCAGGTCAACTGTAATAGATGCGTGcggcgtgttacgatttgtagaaATGGCCTATAtccaaatttttgtaaaattgtcTGTATGTCGAGCGGATAGGTCAcacctatatttttttttaaaaataggtaAAAAGTTGCGACCTATAGGCGAGTATATACGGTAGCTGTCTTGTCTATATGAGCATGCTATGCATACGCTCCCTTTAATTCTACAACATAATAAACTAATCTCGATCACACCATATCATGTGTGACCGTAGATAAAACATGAAACAAAAACGATGTTCGAAAAGGTTAAAAAAATTACCATCCTTCTCCTCCTCAAGAATTTTCAAAATCCGCATGTTCACTTCTTCCTTCCTTTTTTTTGGTGTCGGTGCGACAGAAGATGACCCAGACACTTCTTCCCCTTCTACCACAGCTGATAGAGTGACAAGTTCTAAATTTGAGGACGTTCTGAAATATGAAATAGAAAAGGTCCTGAAATAACTTCAAATTAATAAAGAATTTAACTTGTACCAAATTGAACAGATCATTTCAAAACATGTGATAGATATATCATTGAAATAGGCACACACTTTTCATCATAGTAACATATCACAGCAGCTCAATATTTACTCTTGTGCCGATTTTATGCAAAATAACTTACTTTCGATGCTGCACGAAGGAATCTAAAAAAGTCATGTGTTCAAATAGATGCCATTTATTCGTTGAAACGCCTGGGGGTGCCCCTGACTCCATGgtactttcatttttatttttcatcttgACTTCTCTTGCCTGCTGTCCTAAATAGCTATATCAGATTGTGGTGTTAGTTGAGCAAAGCAagcttttattttcaatttggtgtacttgaaaatattttagacaACGTGATTTTGCCATCAAGATAAATCCAGCAATGCTGCTATCTCCGCCCAATTGTTGGATTTGATATTAACATCACGATAATGAGGACTCATGTCATACAGACATGGTCTAGATTTCACCTCATTTATTAAAAGCTCTTCAAACGACATGACTGTGAAACAAAGTTTGTAAtgaattcaaaatacaattgttgttagaattcatACGGGTATAGGTATAGCAAATAGTAAAGACTACAATCCTTCACTAGTACttgcaatcaattttattctgacCTAGATAACGGTACCTAATTTGGATATTTAACTTATAAATTACGATAAACGGTACCTAATTTGATATTGCAGTTATAAAATGCGGTACCTTCTGAtctaagcagaatgtaaaaccaCTTCCCACGGGAAGCAGCCGACACCGCCGCAAAAAAGCACGTGGAATTCGAAGGTCAGTCGCGCCGAAAAACGCTCAGCGAGAGAATCAGCAGCGGCACCGCGCGTCGTCGTTAGGTGCCGCGCTTTCAGTGTGAACGGCGTCACTTGAAACAATGGAGAGCGATCTCGAGCGCACTTCGCAACGCGTCGCGACGCATCCTGTGTAAACGCACCTTTATGCAGTcgtgaatatttattgatgtttattgattatatttcaaaaaactagATTCGTTGAACTTCAGTTTCCTTTGCGTAGAGGATCTCTTGGAACTTTTGGTGATAATTAGTCCTCTTTAttctgttaaataaaaaaaattgagattttttgtacaaagcaccCGCCACTGATGCAAAAAATGTGGTCGATTCAgaagtatgtttaccaatatggaggtaactaattttgtttgcttgctttacatcaagttgtttaagggcctgaaacctatgggcaggaggtatatttacTTAGCTAACATagccagtccccgaacttgtaatagaaataaaataaggaaaatcgaaataaaattatgacataacgCAAATGTGAAATTTACGGAAAACAGACCCGCCACGTTTGTAAGTcccaaattagtaattattcagttgggattaggtttgtgaatgatttgaaaaacatgaatttcTTTTGCTATGTGCATCCCTAAGTCTAACCATAAGTCTTATCTGGATAGATACcactttttatgtgttttttttttggttggacTTTGTCTCAAATTAGCcacaaatatttactaaatCAGAATGGCTGGAAAGATGTCGTAATTCAATGACAGTTAGGATGAATTTTTGACTGAGATATTCCGGATATGGtttgataataaaacttaaaatatcaTGTAAAATTTGCCGAGACACGTCATTAGAATGATTGGACTGAGTTCTCACATGTTATCTTATTACGAATGAAGGATTTTTGAAGAAAGTTCTTGCTCACCTGTAAAGGAGGGTAGTCTAGATATGCCACGAACTCTCTTGTCATGACTACGTcgtcatttattttgatttcgcaTATGATGAGATCATTTGAGTATTCACATTCAAATGAAGAGATAATGTTGAAAGTATGCGAATCATCACTATCCAACCAGTCGTTGAGCACCGTAAATGAATACCTCCCACCATTTCTAAAATACTCATCAACGCCCTCTCTTGGCTgtaaatatatagataaataacTCATGAATTGATTATAAAGTTAGAAATGACGCTATTATAACACGTTAAGCTGGATGCGATATAAAACATAGTTTTTATTAATGAAAGAGAATTATCTCACCTTTTCAGGGAATAAGCGTCATTGGATTAAGTCGCCAGCTTTCACCCGTGGAAGCATTCCGaagttaaaaatcaattttgctccCACTTTCGAGAATTCTTCGTCTTTGTGGGAATATTTAAACGAAAACAAGAAATGAAACTCTCGTTTTCGTACGAAATATAACGACGCGTACATCTTGTTCTTCTTTTCGTTAGGGGAGTTTGATTCAGACATCAGTAATTTCTCTCAATATAGAGTCAAATTCAACTTAGCACtgtaaaaacactgatgaaaaaCTTATAAATAGAGCCTTTATTTACCTAAGAGATTAGAAATGAAACCAAAAGGTAAATTCGTTAATCcttatatgtttattatctaaGTTGTGTAAGCCGACTCTAAGGTCTTTAAATTAATATTCGGGATATACCAAACTATAACTAGCTGACAGtctacatacaaatacataaacAGAACTACAGTATCGGTGGGTTGTTCTTTTTACGGTTATATAAAGAAGCACGACTACATTGCGTTGTTTTATGAATTCGCCGAAGTGTATCTCGCACCCTTTGAAAGTCACTGGATCATTTTAAAGGTGAACAATAGAAGTCACTTAACAAAACATACTCGTTCGTTATAAACTATAATATTACGTTGAAATTGATTGGGTCATGATTGATcgcggaatatatatatatgcttattttattcaagttattccatttatttattataagacACATAATAGAGCAACTACATAGTTGCCTCTGCTATCCTTACCATGACGGGTATTTATAAATACTACTTAAGTACTATAAGTactactttttgtatttttacaggatATGACTTTCCTATTTTTCCCGGGGACGAAAAGCCGATAAGGGGCTTAATCAtttggcaaaccacggcctctcgcccggttacacgatcatgtcggatatgggtaTAGTTCACTAGTTATGTGCATGGATGCATGAACcaacagttacgtgaaccacatcAGAGCGTCGAGGAGTCCAGGAGTCCTTCTGCACATAAGATTTACAAATTTGTCACtagggaaaggaaagccgataggacggcctaatcatatgtcaaaccgcggccataattcaaattttaacataaacacagaatttgtaatatttaaacAAGTCTTTGTAAAACCGCGCTtcctcatttttctttttcacttcATATTTTAGGAAACAATCCGCGAAATTTTTCTTTAACGGACCTCACAACAATTGCGTTCAACCTCCTCGACCACCATCGCAAGGCGTTCCTTTCCCAATCAAGCTGAAGATGATTTGCAAACATGAAATCGGGATTCTTCATCTGATGATCCGCTGAATAAAAGGAACTCAGGTATCCATTTACAATTGTTGGTGTTGAGTTTGTTGTTGGGACAAAGCAggcgttttatttaaatttaaaacagttAGATGTTTTGCAGCTGAGAATGATAATGGTTTACCCAGAGGCCTATTGCTTTTTCATGAGTTACTAAcaaagagatatattttcagttcagtGGTTACTAACTcgttataaaaatcaaagtagTATTATTAGTAGTTTCTTACAGTTGAAAAGTTGAAACCATTACGATTATATGAGACATTCTAGCCGCTTGTTTATTTAATCATGAACTTTAGAGTATAATTCCTCACAACAAAGAATGCAATAAGACAACAATAACTCGAAACTGCATTGATACTAGTCTTAAAGTAATTCTTAGTCTTGTTTCTTGCCTGGTATTTGATGGGAAAACATCTCCGAGATCTCCACATTACAGAGGGTGTCTAACATAACTGCTTGTTTGTTACCGCTTTCGCCGCCACTCATAATGCGGAACAGTTACACTAACCATTCCAATTCGTATCTCAGTTTGTTTACAGGACAAGAAACGGCtgcttcattttattattgcgACGTCTTTTTGACTTTCTTCACCTCTGAAGAATATCGATATTCAGTAAGCTTTTTTCACAACTCAAAAAGGCTCTTACTACACCTCTAAAATTCCACCCTAAAATTCCCCCCTGACTACACCTCTAAAAGCGGGTACGATTGGAATATAGAAACAGGTAGCAAGTTTACAGTGTCATATGCATTAACTTTGGTGTGGGGAATCGCAACCGATTAGTGGAATGGGAACCTTTGCGGTGTGAAGTCCAGaaattatttgacatatatTTATTACGCCTATTTATTAATATTCGCCTGTTATTAAACAAAGCATATCTTTCGCTGCCATTTCATTTAattcttcagaaaaaaaaagtgaatgAAAGTCTTGTCTATGAAAAAGCCCATCTTTGCTCAAAAATCTGTGTTTGGTTTTTTATTCTCCTACAATTCGGTTTCCCAAATCTTagattcgatgaaaataaccac from Styela clava chromosome 12, kaStyClav1.hap1.2, whole genome shotgun sequence includes the following:
- the LOC144430565 gene encoding uncharacterized protein LOC144430565 produces the protein MKNKNESTMESGAPPGVSTNKWHLFEHMTFLDSFVQHRKTSSNLELVTLSAVVEGEEVSGSSSVAPTPKKRKEEVNMRILKILEEEKDDDPDKFFLLSLLPQLKRLSPERASSTKMKIMQLLHEAEFEK